CGACTTCGACGTTACCAGCCTTGGTTAAAGACAACAGCTTATCGGACTAGAAGTTTTGTTAGctaatttgaaagaagacATGTTTTGAAGATGATCGGATGCGTTTAAATAAAGtatctttcaatttcattaagaaaatattaaggCATTGTAATCGCTCAGCGACTCAAACAGTTAACGAatccatatttttttacttacagTAATTTCGATGCCCTCATCGGCCAAAATAAGAGCGGCGTAACTAGTTGCAAGTTCAGAAGCAGACATCTTAACGCCTTTTTTTGTGATGAGTATGTAGATGGTTAGCTGTCGCTTAAGAATCCGCCTTCAAGACCATGGTGTCGAAACTTTCTGTGACTGTGAAAatactattttaaaaaagctttgtTAAATATCGTTATTCTATaagtttgtaaataaaataaacaaaaaattggagAGTAAATGACTCTCTTTAATGTATAGTGCTTTTGTTAATGACCAAATATTAcaatttagttttttagaatttctCTAGTAATGGGTTATCTTTTTACTGCTGTAGTGACGCTCACGTCGTAGTCAGTATAacttttatcaattttgcAACCTAgaatagattttttttttaatattttctttcacaATAATTGCCGAGGTTTATCACCAAGTAGTAGGtcctttttgttttgatcCCCTTACGCAGCTTTTCTTGTTTAACTCACCATAAACCAAGATGAGTACAACAACTCCAAATATTTGGATTGCCGCATCAGATGGTAAAACAGACGTCGTATTGGTAcgatttatttatattgtttttagtAAAGAGTAATGGCTAACTATTCCTTAGAAACACCTAGATTCTGGTATTTCACCAAACGCAGCAGACGAAAATGGATATACACCTATACATGCAGCAGTTTCTTACGGTATTTATATTATGgcgaaatatttttaatgctAACTGTCAGGTCATTCTGATTTGCTTAAAATTCTTGTCGAACGTGGAGGAGATATAAATATTCGTGATCAAGATGGCGAAACACCTCTCTTTGTTTGCGAAAAACTGGAAATAGCTCATGATTTGATAAATCAGTACAATGCGGACACCActgttaaaaataatgacGGTTTAATTGCAGCTCAAGTTATAGAGGCAAATGGAGAGTTTCCTGAACTTGCTAAATATCTATACTCTTTTACTGATTTGGAGCCCAAAGACGTGAATACCTTGCCCAATGATACTAAAATAGAATATGCAAAGCTCATGACAGAGCAAGAGATGGATGAAGAAGCTGGACAACCCTTGCTTGATCAAAAAGCCAAGGCCGAAATTGATCGCATATTAGCTTTACGCGATACTGGTGTTAATGTTGATGATGAACTTCGTAAAATACTGACTGGGGCTTTGTCTGGTCACTTTGAAAGGAACGTTCGTCCACGCTCAAATTAGATACTTCTTTTCGCATATTTTCTTGACCGGTCGCGTATTCATACATCCCCTTTGCTATTTGTAGCATACTGCCTGACACTTTCGATGATTATTAAAGTTGGTTCGGACGCAACATCTATTTCatacaaatatttatttgaaaaatttcttaTGAACATTTCCCAAGGCATACTTAATTTCAGCATTATGTTCCcagtttctttttataacattttttaataggCTTCCAAATGCTTGTGTTACTTGAA
Above is a genomic segment from Schizosaccharomyces pombe strain 972h- genome assembly, chromosome: III containing:
- the dhm1 gene encoding ankyrin repeat-containing protein, whose protein sequence is MSTTTPNIWIAASDGKTDVVLKHLDSGISPNAADENGYTPIHAAVSYGHSDLLKILVERGGDINIRDQDGETPLFVCEKLEIAHDLINQYNADTTVKNNDGLIAAQVIEANGEFPELAKYLYSFTDLEPKDVNTLPNDTKIEYAKLMTEQEMDEEAGQPLLDQKAKAEIDRILALRDTGVNVDDELRKILTGALSGHFERNVRPRSN